The window AAAAGCCGACCGGGCTGTACTTGCCGGTGATCATAAGCAGCTGCCGCCTACTATCTTAAGCGAAGATGCCAGGAGACAAGGCCTCGGGAAATCACTTTTCGAGAGACTGCTCGAGATACACGGAGACAGGATCAGAGAGATGCTTAAGGTTCAATACAGGATGAATCAGGATATAATGGGCTTTTCTTCTAACGAATTCTATTCGGGAAAACTGACCGCCCACCAGTCGGTAAAGAAATGGACACTAAGGGACCTCGGAGCAACTGCTCCCCGGAGCGAATTTCAAAGGTTTGTTTTTGACCCCGGCAGACCTGTCGTATTTATTGATACTACGGGTAAAGAAAGCAGAGAAGAAACTAGCAAAGACTCAAAATCTTTTTTCAACAGGTTCGAAGCCAAGCTGGCCGTGGATATAATAAAGACGGCCGCGGATACAGGTATCGACCATTATGATATAGGGTTAATCGCTCCCTACAAGGCTCAGACAGAATTCATACGAAGCCTGATAAGCGATGAGAGAACCGAGATAAACACAGTCGACGGATTTCAGGGAAGAGAAAAGGAAGTCATAATCCTTTCACTTGTAAGGACCAACAAAGACGGTAATATAGGATTTCTTAAAGACTTAAGGAGACTGAATGTTTCCCTGACAAGGGCAAAGAAGAAGCTCATTGTAATCGGACATTCCCCCACCTTATCCACTCATGAAAGTTACAGAAGACTAATCGATTACATCAAAGGGAAAAACGGATACTACCCTGCTGAATAAAGGAAACGTAGGGCAAGAATAAAAGGGAAAGATCTATTAATTCAGCTCAGCAGAGCAGACCGGAAAAACTCAGAATTAAAATAAGAATCAGATTGAAACCGGAAGTCCTGCCGGGTTAGAATGTAACATATACAATCAGGGAAAATGCTCACACTTTCGATCAGGAAACGCCGATAGGAGCCAGTGATGAAATTAAAACAGACATTCATAGACTTTATGCTACACCACCAGGAACGTCACAAGCGGAGCTACAATTTCCTCGTTCTCCTAGAGGCAATCCAAACTGCCGCCAAGTACATACAGTACTTATATAAGACAGGCTCTCTTAAGAACATTATGGGCGAAGCGGGGATCACCAACGTTCAGGGAGAAAACGTTATGGAGATGGACGATATAGCCAACGCCATCGTACTTCACTATTTGCGCCGCTCAAACCAGGTAATCTGCGCGGTCACCGAAGAAGAAGCTGAACCAGTCAAACTGAATGAAGACGGAGGCCGTTACTTCATATACTTCGATCCGCTGGACGGATCGAGCAACATCAGGCACAACCTTCCGGTTGGCTTCATGTTCGCCGTCGCCAAAAGGAACTTAAGCGGCCCCGAAGATTTACACCTGCGTAAGGGATCTGAATTTCGAGCGGCAGGTATTTTCCTTATACCTACCGGTGTGTTTACAATCGCCCTTGCCAATACCGGCGTTTTCCGTTTTCACCAGGATGAAACAATGACATACGTAATACCTGAAAACTCGGAGCGTCTGATAATACCGGACGACCCTAAGAGATGGGAACTCTCCTTCAACGCCTCCAACACTAAAGCCTTCTCAAAGAATGTTCAGAGCTGGATCGAAAAACATGAATCTAAACACTCATTTCGCTACCTCGGAGCGCTGGCGGGAGACTTCCACCGCCTTCTTTCCAACGGCGGTATGTTCATGTATCCCGCTATAGTAAACCATCCTAAACCAGAGATGAATCGCCCCAACGGCAAACTGCGTCTTCTTTACGAAGCAGCCGTTACCGCTTTTATCGCAAGAGAAGCCGGAGGAATAGCCATAGATGAAGAAGGGAACGATATTCTGGATATAACTCCCAAATATCCACACCAGCGTACCGCTCTCTACGTGGGCTCCACTCCGCTCGTAGAAAGCATAAGGAAACAGCTTATAAATAACGGATAGAAACTGCTTAAAGCAAAGGTTTAAAGAAATTGGTTTTGGGGCAATTTCCCCGCCGGGGCAAACTATCTTTTAAGCTTATCTCTCCGGGTGATATCTGACTATTATGAAGAAATAAGAAAACCGATTATACTGAACCTATAAGAACACTGAACTTCAGAAAATGTACCCCCTGGTACAACGCTCTAACCAAAATATATACACAAATGGCGATAGAAATATCGTAACCAAAGTAAAGACAACGGGATATGAGTAAATATATATAAATATCGAATTCGGCATCTATCTCGCAACACAGATTTAGTAAGCTAAATTGTATGTAGCCGGAACTTGACTAAATTTGCTAAATTTATTAAATTTGCTTTGAGCATTCTCAAGTAAATGGAAGGGGTAAAAATGAAAAGAGCGCTTTTTTCATTACTGCTGGCGGTCTTTATCTTCGGAGCCGGCTGCGACAGCGGCAGTGATTATACGGCCGGTCCCGCTGGTACGGAGCAGGAAGAAACAGTTATTGATCTTGATTCACCCACCGGGGGCTTTTCTTTATCGGATGAAAAGCCAGCTTTCGGAGAAGCCGATCTGTATACCTATTCTGAAGATGAAAAAGTATATGACGATGAAATCAATAACGACCCAGTGATGGAAAGATACAGAAACCGACTGGGAGTAAAAAGATTCCGCCTTCGAGCTATCTGGGGAAAGCTTCCTAGAAGTTATCAGGACAGTTCTTCTGCTGACTGCTGCGGCCTCGACTGGTCCGGAAGTTTGACCTTCAACAGAGGTATTGTGGTAATCGAAAAACTTATAGCCTTCGAGCCCGGAGACTATATAACAAGAAAAGACAGATCAAGGATCGAATGGGTTTCAAACACCTGCCCGCATGTTGACGGGATTCAGGTCAAGCTGATAGCTCCCCCGGCTTTTATAAACCCTGATTCAGTAAAGACAGACAGCACAGAAATCGCCGAGCCGGCGCTTACTATAAGCACGGGGCCATATACAAAATCTTTCACGTTGAAAGAGCTTGAAGCCCTTGAACTCATCAAGCCCGTGGACAGATGCGGCAACGGCATCGCGCTGAACAGTCATATTGTATATCCTGGATGCCCGAGTGGATACCTCCTTGGAAAATGGAAAAGTATAGAGCATGATACAATACCATCGGATTCAACAAGCTCAGGCGAAACAGACAAGATTCTTCTTGGTTATTTCAGAGGCGTCTGGTTAGGACACAACGGCAGAATAGGTGGCCACTTGAAAGGAGTATACGGACAAAACAGCGCTGGAGAGTCCGTTTTCTTCGGCAAATATATAGATTTCAACGGACGCTTCAAAGGTTTACTTAAAGGATATTACGAAGCCTTCCCGGTAGATACATTCGCATATTCTCCTCCGCGCGGAATATTTAAAGGAAGATGGTTTAACAGAAACCTCACTCCTAAGGGAAGCCTCAAAGGAGACTGGGTTACAGGAACGGAAGGAAACGGGTTCTTCCACGGAAGATGGATAAAGAACTGTCCTGACAAGCTATAACCCGCAAAGTATAGAAATTCTAAATTATAAAGGGGGCGCGGGAGCTTACCACCGCTCCCCTTTTTTTAGAGCAGATAGAAAACGTTTATTTTTCACTCAAACAATACTTGTCCGGAAGATTTACATCCAGCTGCTCTCTTACAACCTCGAGAAAGGCCCTGAGAGTTACCGGAAGATATCTGCCGACGGGCAGCAGGAGGCCAATCTCTCTATACAGACTGATCCCTTTAACACTGAAAGTTTTAAGATTTCCTCTCTTGATATCTTGTTCAACAGTCTTGAGCGGCAGTGCGGATATCCCCAGCCCGGAGGCAACGAGGTGTTTAATCGCTTCCTGGCTGTCTATAGCCATCGAGACTTTCGCCGAGACACCTTTTTCAAGCAGGGCATTCTCAATAATCCCCCGTGTTACAGATTCTTTATGGAACAGGATAAATGGATAGCGGACCAATTTACCGCAGGACAAATCAGAGCGGCCTGCAAGAGGATGACCCACGGGAGCTATAAAAACTATAGGTTCAGTAAAGACAGGATATATGTCGTATTCATCAGATAAACTCAAGGGAAGTGTTCCGCAAACGATATCCAGTTCCCCCTACTATCCCCGGGTAGAGCTTTCTGAATCTTGAAAAGACCTTTGGAAGAATATAAATGCTGGCGGCGTCTATCGTACCCAGCGAGAGCCGCCCCTTCTTAAGCCCCCGGAGATCATTTATGTGCTCAAGCATCTGACCTTCCATCTCATAAATCTTTTCCGAATAATCTAAAACCACCTTGCCGGCTTCAGTAAATACGATCCTCTTTTTCCTGATCTCATACAATTTTATCCCGAGCTCTTCTTCCAGCTTTCTCAGTTGAATACTTATCGCCGGCTGAGTAACAAAATTCGCCTTTGCGGCAGCGGTAAAACTGCCATTTTCAGATAGTGACAACAGATATTTGAGGGGCCTTAGTTCCATTTTTAGTATAAATTAAGTTAATAGTCGTTATTATAATAATAAATTGTATTTATTATGTCAATGGTGCTAATCTATATTTTGAATTTGATGGTAAAATATAAATAACTTATTCAGGCTTTATCAATTCAACCTGTCTTTCCAGTTGGGAGATAAAGGAGGAAAAATGGAAATTAAGCGCAAACCAACAAAACCAAAGGGAAAACTTGGTGTGTTGACGCCGGGGATGGGAGCTGTTGCCACAACATTCATCGCGGGCGTACAGGCGATAAGACAAGATATCGCCGAACCTGTCGGTTCATTAACCCAGATGGGAACCATACGCCTTGGAAAAAGAACCGAGAACAGAGTACCGGCTATTAAAGATTTTATTCCTCTGGCCGAGTTGGACGATATAGTGTTCGGCGGCTGGGATATTTTTGAAGAGAATTGTTACAAGGCAGCTCTTAATGCAGGCGTACTGGACAAAGAAATGCTGGACAGAGTTAAACCCTTCCTGGAAAAGATACAGCCGATGAAAGCTGTGTTCGATCAGAATTACGTAAAGAAACTTAGCGGCAGCTGGGTCAAGAAGGGAAAAAACTGGTACGAGCTCGCTGAACAGCTCAAAGAGGACATACTTAAATTCAAGGAAGAAAACAACTGCGACCGGCTGGTTATGATCTGGTGCGCAAGCACTGAAATCTTCATGGAGCCGTCCAAAGTACATAAAGACCTGAAATCTTTTGAGAAGGGGCTTAAGGAAAACGACCCTGATATTGCACCAAGTATGGTTTACGCCTACGCGGCACTATCTCTGGGAATCCCCTTCGCGAACGGAGCTCCCAATCTGACAATAGATATACCGGCCCTCAGCGAACTTGCAATGAAGAACGAAGTCCCCGTTGCCGGGAAAGATTTTAAGACCGGACAAACACTAATGAAAACAATACTGTCGCCAGGGCTTAAAGCCCGTTTGATAG of the Candidatus Krumholzibacteriota bacterium genome contains:
- a CDS encoding LysR family transcriptional regulator, which codes for MELRPLKYLLSLSENGSFTAAAKANFVTQPAISIQLRKLEEELGIKLYEIRKKRIVFTEAGKVVLDYSEKIYEMEGQMLEHINDLRGLKKGRLSLGTIDAASIYILPKVFSRFRKLYPGIVGGTGYRLRNTSLEFI
- a CDS encoding substrate-binding domain-containing protein, whose product is MSLSDEYDIYPVFTEPIVFIAPVGHPLAGRSDLSCGKLVRYPFILFHKESVTRGIIENALLEKGVSAKVSMAIDSQEAIKHLVASGLGISALPLKTVEQDIKRGNLKTFSVKGISLYREIGLLLPVGRYLPVTLRAFLEVVREQLDVNLPDKYCLSEK
- a CDS encoding class 1 fructose-bisphosphatase, yielding MKLKQTFIDFMLHHQERHKRSYNFLVLLEAIQTAAKYIQYLYKTGSLKNIMGEAGITNVQGENVMEMDDIANAIVLHYLRRSNQVICAVTEEEAEPVKLNEDGGRYFIYFDPLDGSSNIRHNLPVGFMFAVAKRNLSGPEDLHLRKGSEFRAAGIFLIPTGVFTIALANTGVFRFHQDETMTYVIPENSERLIIPDDPKRWELSFNASNTKAFSKNVQSWIEKHESKHSFRYLGALAGDFHRLLSNGGMFMYPAIVNHPKPEMNRPNGKLRLLYEAAVTAFIAREAGGIAIDEEGNDILDITPKYPHQRTALYVGSTPLVESIRKQLINNG